In Catharus ustulatus isolate bCatUst1 chromosome 27, bCatUst1.pri.v2, whole genome shotgun sequence, the following are encoded in one genomic region:
- the LOC117007834 gene encoding major prion protein homolog, translating to MAKLLGTRCLLLLLLLGVCTDIASAKKGKGKPGWGGGSHRQPSYPRQPGYPQNPSYPHNPGYPHNPGYPHNPGYPHNPGYPGWGQGYNPSSGGSYHQKPWKAPKAKPSFKHVAGAAAAGAVVGGLGGYAMGRVMSGMHYRFDSPDEYRWWNENAARYPNQVYYRDYRDQRGPVPQDVFVADCFNITVTEHNIGPAAKKNASDAGGATNQTEADLEVRVVTKVIREMCIQQYQEYRLASGTRPHLADASLGALLLLVLFALH from the coding sequence ATGGCCAAGCTCCTCGGCACCcgctgcctgctgctgctgctgctcctcggCGTCTGCACCGACATCGCCTCGGCCAAGAAGGGCAAAGGCAAACCCGGCTGGGGCGGGGGGAGCCATCGCCAGCCCAGCTACCCCCGCCAGCCCGGctacccccaaaaccccagctACCCCCACAATCCGGGCTACCCCCACAATCCAGGCTACCCCCATAACCCCGGCTACCCCCACAACCCCGGCTAcccgggctggggacagggctaCAACCCGTCCAGCGGAGGGAGTTACCACCAGAAGCCCTGGAAGGCGCCGAAAGCCAAGCCCAGCTTCAAGCACgtggcgggggcggcggcggcgggcgccgTGGTGGGGGGCCTGGGGGGCTACGCCATGGGCAGGGTGATGTCGGGGATGCACTATCGCTTCGACAGCCCCGACGAGTACCGCTGGTGGAACGAGAACGCCGCGCGCTACCCCAACCAGGTCTACTACCGCGACTACCGCGACCAGCGCGGCCCCGTGCCGCAGGACGTCTTCGTGGCCGACTGCTTCAACATCACCGTCACCGAGCACAACATCGGCCCCGCCGCCAAGAAGAACGCCTCTGATGCTGGAGGGGCCACCAACCAGACGGAGGCGGATCTGGAGGTGCGCGTGGTGACCAAGGTGATCCGCGAGATGTGCATCCAGCAGTACCAGGAGTACCGGCTGGCCTCGGGCACGCGGCCGCACCTCGCCGACGCCTCGCTGGGCGCCCTGCTGCTCCTCGTCCTCTTCGCCCTGCACTAG